The Homo sapiens chromosome 5, GRCh38.p14 Primary Assembly genome includes a window with the following:
- the SLC23A1 gene encoding solute carrier family 23 member 1 isoform X8, with protein sequence MRAQEDLEGRTQHETTRDPSTPLPTEPKFDMLYKIEDVPPWYLCILLGFQHYLTCFSGTIAVPFLLAEALCVGHDQHMVSQLIGTIFTCVGITTLIQTTVGIRLPLFQASAFAFLVPAKAILALERWKCPPEAAGDRAGSHWGISACSILLIILFSQYLRNLTFLLPVYRWGKGLTLLRIQIFKMFPIMLAIMTVWLLCYVLTLTDVLPTDPKAYGFQARTDARGDIMAIAPWIRIPYPCQWGLPTVTAAAVLGMFSATLAGIIESIGDYYACARLAGAPPPPVHAINRGIFTEGICCIIAGLLGTGNGSTSSSPNIGVLGITKVGSRRVVQYGAAIMLVLGTIGKFTALFASLPDPILGGMFCTLFGMITAVGLSNLQFVDMNSSRNLFVLGFSMFFGLTLPNYLESNPGAINTGSPEERGLIQWKAGAHANSDMSSSLKSYDFPIGMGIVKRITFLKYIPICPVFKGFSSSSKDQIAIPEDTPENTETASVCTKV encoded by the exons ATGAGGGCCCAGGAGGACCTCGAGGGCCGGACAcag CATGAAACCACCAGGGACCCCTCGACCCCGCTACCCACAGAGCCTAAGTTTGACATGTTGTACAAGATCGAGGACGTGCCACCTTGGTACCTGTGCATCCTGCTGGGCTTCCAG CACTACCTGACATGCTTCAGTGGTACCATCGCCGTGCCCTTCCTGCTGGCTGAGGCGCTGTGTGTGGGCCACGACCAGCACATGGTTAGTCAGCTCATCGGCACCATCTTCACGTGCGTGGGCATCACCACTCTCATCCAGACCACCGTGGGCATCCG GCTGCCGCTGTTCCAGGCCAGTGCCTTTGCATTTCTGGTTCCAGCCAAAGCCATACTGGCTCTGGAGAGATGGAAATGCCCCCCGGAAG CTGCTGGCGACCGAGCTGGCTCCCACTGGGGCATCTCAGCTTG CTCCATTCTCCTGATCATCCTCTTCTCCCAGTACCTGCGCAACCTCACCTTCCTGCTGCCTGTCTACCGCTGGGGCAAGGGCCTCACTCTCCTCCGCATCCAGATCTTCAAAATGTTTCCT ATCATGCTGGCCATCATGACCGTGTGGCTGCTCTGCTATGTCCTGACCTTGACAGACGTGCTGCCCACAGACCCAAAAGCCTATGGCTTCCAGGCACGAACCGATGCCCGTGGTGACATCATGGCTATTGCACCCTGGATCCGCATCCCCTACCCCT GTCAGTGGGGCCTGCCCACGGTGACTGCGGCTGCTGTCCTGGGAATGTTCAGCGCCACTCTGGCAGGCATCATTGAGTCCATCGGAGATTACTACGCCTGTGCCCGCCTGGCTGGTGCACCACCCCCTCCAGTACATGCTATCAACAG GGGCATCTTCACCGAAGGCATTTGCTGCATCATCGCGGGGCTATTGGGCACGGGCAACGGGTCCACCTCGTCCAGTCCCAACATTGGCGTCCTGGGAATTACCAAG GTGGGCAGCCGGCGCGTGGTGCAGTATGGTGCGGCTATCATGCTGGTCCTGGGCACCATCGGCAAGTTCACGGCCCTCTTCGCCTCGCTCCCTGACCCCATCCTGGGGGGCATGTTCTGCACTCTCTTTG GCATGATTACAGCTGTGGGGCTGTCCAACCTGCAATTTGTGGACATGAACTCCTCTCGCAACCTCTTCGTGCTGGGATTTTCCATGTTCTTCGGGCTCACGCTGCCCAATTACCTGGAGTCCAACCCTGGCGCCATCAATACAG GGAGCCCAGAGGAGCGTGGTCTGATACAGTGGAAAGCTGGGGCTCATGCCAACAGTGACATGTCTTCCAGCCTCAAGAGCTACGATTTCCCCATTGGGATGGGCATAGTAAAAAGAATTACCTTTCTGAAATACATTCCTATCTGCCCAGTCTTCAAAGGATTTTCTTCAAGTTCAAAAGATCAGATTGCAATTCCAGAAGACACTCCAGAAAATACAGAAACTGCATCTGTGTGCACCAAGGTCTGA
- the SLC23A1 gene encoding solute carrier family 23 member 1 isoform X7, which produces MLLWIWDRVLHLVLYACCVVWVELSVHGAVSAGGRAWSPQHPGEFWEEKLERKVLGSCRGFKLVQQLWKLGAVAKRERRGQADRGTVWTPAGGRTQCCGMKLLPSWRAVLPLGPSGRAWPWAQRPRRTAQTCAPKMRAQEDLEGRTQHETTRDPSTPLPTEPKFDMLYKIEDVPPWYLCILLGFQHYLTCFSGTIAVPFLLAEALCVGHDQHMVSQLIGTIFTCVGITTLIQTTVGIRLPLFQASAFAFLVPAKAILALERWKCPPEEEIYGNWSLPLNTSHIWHPRIREIMLAIMTVWLLCYVLTLTDVLPTDPKAYGFQARTDARGDIMAIAPWIRIPYPCQWGLPTVTAAAVLGMFSATLAGIIESIGDYYACARLAGAPPPPVHAINRGIFTEGICCIIAGLLGTGNGSTSSSPNIGVLGITKVGSRRVVQYGAAIMLVLGTIGKFTALFASLPDPILGGMFCTLFGMITAVGLSNLQFVDMNSSRNLFVLGFSMFFGLTLPNYLESNPGAINTGILEVDQILIVLLTTEMFVGGCLAFILDNTVPGSPEERGLIQWKAGAHANSDMSSSLKSYDFPIGMGIVKRITFLKYIPICPVFKGFSSSSKDQIAIPEDTPENTETASVCTKV; this is translated from the exons ATGCTACTGTGGATCTGGGACCGTGTTCTCCACCTTGTTCTCTATGCGTGTTGTGTGGTTTGGGTTGAATTGAGTGTCCATGGAGCCGTATCTGCAGGGGGTCGGGCTTGGTCTCCACAGCACCCTGGGGAGTTCTGGGAGGAGAAGTTGGAGAGAAAAGTGCTGGGGAGTTGCAGAGGCTTCAAACTGGTCCAGCAACTTTGGAAATTGGGAGCAGTAGccaagagggagaggagaggacaggCGGACAGAGGAACAGTGTGGACACCGGCAGGCGGGCGGACTCAGTGCTGTGGCATGAAGCTGCTGCCCAGCTGGAGAGCGGTGCTGCCCCTTGGCCCTTCAGGCAGGGCCTGGCCATGGGCACAGCGACCCAGAA GAACTGCTCAAACCTGTGCCCCAAAGATGAGGGCCCAGGAGGACCTCGAGGGCCGGACAcag CATGAAACCACCAGGGACCCCTCGACCCCGCTACCCACAGAGCCTAAGTTTGACATGTTGTACAAGATCGAGGACGTGCCACCTTGGTACCTGTGCATCCTGCTGGGCTTCCAG CACTACCTGACATGCTTCAGTGGTACCATCGCCGTGCCCTTCCTGCTGGCTGAGGCGCTGTGTGTGGGCCACGACCAGCACATGGTTAGTCAGCTCATCGGCACCATCTTCACGTGCGTGGGCATCACCACTCTCATCCAGACCACCGTGGGCATCCG GCTGCCGCTGTTCCAGGCCAGTGCCTTTGCATTTCTGGTTCCAGCCAAAGCCATACTGGCTCTGGAGAGATGGAAATGCCCCCCGGAAG AGGAGATCTACGGTAACTGGAGTCTGCCCCTGAACACCTCTCATATTTGGCACCCACGGATACGGGAG ATCATGCTGGCCATCATGACCGTGTGGCTGCTCTGCTATGTCCTGACCTTGACAGACGTGCTGCCCACAGACCCAAAAGCCTATGGCTTCCAGGCACGAACCGATGCCCGTGGTGACATCATGGCTATTGCACCCTGGATCCGCATCCCCTACCCCT GTCAGTGGGGCCTGCCCACGGTGACTGCGGCTGCTGTCCTGGGAATGTTCAGCGCCACTCTGGCAGGCATCATTGAGTCCATCGGAGATTACTACGCCTGTGCCCGCCTGGCTGGTGCACCACCCCCTCCAGTACATGCTATCAACAG GGGCATCTTCACCGAAGGCATTTGCTGCATCATCGCGGGGCTATTGGGCACGGGCAACGGGTCCACCTCGTCCAGTCCCAACATTGGCGTCCTGGGAATTACCAAG GTGGGCAGCCGGCGCGTGGTGCAGTATGGTGCGGCTATCATGCTGGTCCTGGGCACCATCGGCAAGTTCACGGCCCTCTTCGCCTCGCTCCCTGACCCCATCCTGGGGGGCATGTTCTGCACTCTCTTTG GCATGATTACAGCTGTGGGGCTGTCCAACCTGCAATTTGTGGACATGAACTCCTCTCGCAACCTCTTCGTGCTGGGATTTTCCATGTTCTTCGGGCTCACGCTGCCCAATTACCTGGAGTCCAACCCTGGCGCCATCAATACAG GCATTCTTGAAGTGGATCAGATTCTGATTGTGCTGCTGACCACGGAGATGTTTGTGGGCGGGTGCCTTGCTTTCATACTTGACAACACAGTGCCAG GGAGCCCAGAGGAGCGTGGTCTGATACAGTGGAAAGCTGGGGCTCATGCCAACAGTGACATGTCTTCCAGCCTCAAGAGCTACGATTTCCCCATTGGGATGGGCATAGTAAAAAGAATTACCTTTCTGAAATACATTCCTATCTGCCCAGTCTTCAAAGGATTTTCTTCAAGTTCAAAAGATCAGATTGCAATTCCAGAAGACACTCCAGAAAATACAGAAACTGCATCTGTGTGCACCAAGGTCTGA
- the SLC23A1 gene encoding solute carrier family 23 member 1 isoform b (isoform b is encoded by transcript variant 2), with translation MRAQEDLEGRTQHETTRDPSTPLPTEPKFDMLYKIEDVPPWYLCILLGFQHYLTCFSGTIAVPFLLAEALCVGHDQHMVSQLIGTIFTCVGITTLIQTTVGIRLPLFQASAFAFLVPAKAILALERWKCPPEEEIYGNWSLPLNTSHIWHPRIREVGLHVQGAIMVSSVVEVVIGLLGLPGALLNYIGPLTVTPTVSLIGLSVFQAAGDRAGSHWGISACSILLIILFSQYLRNLTFLLPVYRWGKGLTLLRIQIFKMFPIMLAIMTVWLLCYVLTLTDVLPTDPKAYGFQARTDARGDIMAIAPWIRIPYPCQWGLPTVTAAAVLGMFSATLAGIIESIGDYYACARLAGAPPPPVHAINRGIFTEGICCIIAGLLGTGNGSTSSSPNIGVLGITKVGSRRVVQYGAAIMLVLGTIGKFTALFASLPDPILGGMFCTLFGMITAVGLSNLQFVDMNSSRNLFVLGFSMFFGLTLPNYLESNPGAINTGILEVDQILIVLLTTEMFVGGCLAFILDNTVPGSPEERGLIQWKAGAHANSDMSSSLKSYDFPIGMGIVKRITFLKYIPICPVFKGFSSSSKDQIAIPEDTPENTETASVCTKV, from the exons ATGAGGGCCCAGGAGGACCTCGAGGGCCGGACAcag CATGAAACCACCAGGGACCCCTCGACCCCGCTACCCACAGAGCCTAAGTTTGACATGTTGTACAAGATCGAGGACGTGCCACCTTGGTACCTGTGCATCCTGCTGGGCTTCCAG CACTACCTGACATGCTTCAGTGGTACCATCGCCGTGCCCTTCCTGCTGGCTGAGGCGCTGTGTGTGGGCCACGACCAGCACATGGTTAGTCAGCTCATCGGCACCATCTTCACGTGCGTGGGCATCACCACTCTCATCCAGACCACCGTGGGCATCCG GCTGCCGCTGTTCCAGGCCAGTGCCTTTGCATTTCTGGTTCCAGCCAAAGCCATACTGGCTCTGGAGAGATGGAAATGCCCCCCGGAAG AGGAGATCTACGGTAACTGGAGTCTGCCCCTGAACACCTCTCATATTTGGCACCCACGGATACGGGAGGTGGGTTTGCAT GTCCAGGGTGCAATCATGGTGTCCAGCGTGGTGGAGGTGGTGATTGGCCTGCTGGGGCTGCCTGGGGCCCTGCTCAACTACATTGGGCCTCTCACAGTCACCCCCACTGTCTCCCTCATTGGCCTTTCTGTCTTCCAAGCTGCTGGCGACCGAGCTGGCTCCCACTGGGGCATCTCAGCTTG CTCCATTCTCCTGATCATCCTCTTCTCCCAGTACCTGCGCAACCTCACCTTCCTGCTGCCTGTCTACCGCTGGGGCAAGGGCCTCACTCTCCTCCGCATCCAGATCTTCAAAATGTTTCCT ATCATGCTGGCCATCATGACCGTGTGGCTGCTCTGCTATGTCCTGACCTTGACAGACGTGCTGCCCACAGACCCAAAAGCCTATGGCTTCCAGGCACGAACCGATGCCCGTGGTGACATCATGGCTATTGCACCCTGGATCCGCATCCCCTACCCCT GTCAGTGGGGCCTGCCCACGGTGACTGCGGCTGCTGTCCTGGGAATGTTCAGCGCCACTCTGGCAGGCATCATTGAGTCCATCGGAGATTACTACGCCTGTGCCCGCCTGGCTGGTGCACCACCCCCTCCAGTACATGCTATCAACAG GGGCATCTTCACCGAAGGCATTTGCTGCATCATCGCGGGGCTATTGGGCACGGGCAACGGGTCCACCTCGTCCAGTCCCAACATTGGCGTCCTGGGAATTACCAAG GTGGGCAGCCGGCGCGTGGTGCAGTATGGTGCGGCTATCATGCTGGTCCTGGGCACCATCGGCAAGTTCACGGCCCTCTTCGCCTCGCTCCCTGACCCCATCCTGGGGGGCATGTTCTGCACTCTCTTTG GCATGATTACAGCTGTGGGGCTGTCCAACCTGCAATTTGTGGACATGAACTCCTCTCGCAACCTCTTCGTGCTGGGATTTTCCATGTTCTTCGGGCTCACGCTGCCCAATTACCTGGAGTCCAACCCTGGCGCCATCAATACAG GCATTCTTGAAGTGGATCAGATTCTGATTGTGCTGCTGACCACGGAGATGTTTGTGGGCGGGTGCCTTGCTTTCATACTTGACAACACAGTGCCAG GGAGCCCAGAGGAGCGTGGTCTGATACAGTGGAAAGCTGGGGCTCATGCCAACAGTGACATGTCTTCCAGCCTCAAGAGCTACGATTTCCCCATTGGGATGGGCATAGTAAAAAGAATTACCTTTCTGAAATACATTCCTATCTGCCCAGTCTTCAAAGGATTTTCTTCAAGTTCAAAAGATCAGATTGCAATTCCAGAAGACACTCCAGAAAATACAGAAACTGCATCTGTGTGCACCAAGGTCTGA
- the SLC23A1 gene encoding solute carrier family 23 member 1 isoform X1, with protein sequence MLLWIWDRVLHLVLYACCVVWVELSVHGAVSAGGRAWSPQHPGEFWEEKLERKVLGSCRGFKLVQQLWKLGAVAKRERRGQADRGTVWTPAGGRTQCCGMKLLPSWRAVLPLGPSGRAWPWAQRPRRTAQTCAPKMRAQEDLEGRTQHETTRDPSTPLPTEPKFDMLYKIEDVPPWYLCILLGFQHYLTCFSGTIAVPFLLAEALCVGHDQHMVSQLIGTIFTCVGITTLIQTTVGIRLPLFQASAFAFLVPAKAILALERWKCPPEEEIYGNWSLPLNTSHIWHPRIREVGLHVQGAIMVSSVVEVVIGLLGLPGALLNYIGPLTVTPTVSLIGLSVFQAAGDRAGSHWGISACSILLIILFSQYLRNLTFLLPVYRWGKGLTLLRIQIFKMFPIMLAIMTVWLLCYVLTLTDVLPTDPKAYGFQARTDARGDIMAIAPWIRIPYPCQWGLPTVTAAAVLGMFSATLAGIIESIGDYYACARLAGAPPPPVHAINRGIFTEGICCIIAGLLGTGNGSTSSSPNIGVLGITKVGSRRVVQYGAAIMLVLGTIGKFTALFASLPDPILGGMFCTLFGMITAVGLSNLQFVDMNSSRNLFVLGFSMFFGLTLPNYLESNPGAINTGILEVDQILIVLLTTEMFVGGCLAFILDNTVPGSPEERGLIQWKAGAHANSDMSSSLKSYDFPIGMGIVKRITFLKYIPICPVFKGFSSSSKDQIAIPEDTPENTETASVCTKV encoded by the exons ATGCTACTGTGGATCTGGGACCGTGTTCTCCACCTTGTTCTCTATGCGTGTTGTGTGGTTTGGGTTGAATTGAGTGTCCATGGAGCCGTATCTGCAGGGGGTCGGGCTTGGTCTCCACAGCACCCTGGGGAGTTCTGGGAGGAGAAGTTGGAGAGAAAAGTGCTGGGGAGTTGCAGAGGCTTCAAACTGGTCCAGCAACTTTGGAAATTGGGAGCAGTAGccaagagggagaggagaggacaggCGGACAGAGGAACAGTGTGGACACCGGCAGGCGGGCGGACTCAGTGCTGTGGCATGAAGCTGCTGCCCAGCTGGAGAGCGGTGCTGCCCCTTGGCCCTTCAGGCAGGGCCTGGCCATGGGCACAGCGACCCAGAA GAACTGCTCAAACCTGTGCCCCAAAGATGAGGGCCCAGGAGGACCTCGAGGGCCGGACAcag CATGAAACCACCAGGGACCCCTCGACCCCGCTACCCACAGAGCCTAAGTTTGACATGTTGTACAAGATCGAGGACGTGCCACCTTGGTACCTGTGCATCCTGCTGGGCTTCCAG CACTACCTGACATGCTTCAGTGGTACCATCGCCGTGCCCTTCCTGCTGGCTGAGGCGCTGTGTGTGGGCCACGACCAGCACATGGTTAGTCAGCTCATCGGCACCATCTTCACGTGCGTGGGCATCACCACTCTCATCCAGACCACCGTGGGCATCCG GCTGCCGCTGTTCCAGGCCAGTGCCTTTGCATTTCTGGTTCCAGCCAAAGCCATACTGGCTCTGGAGAGATGGAAATGCCCCCCGGAAG AGGAGATCTACGGTAACTGGAGTCTGCCCCTGAACACCTCTCATATTTGGCACCCACGGATACGGGAGGTGGGTTTGCAT GTCCAGGGTGCAATCATGGTGTCCAGCGTGGTGGAGGTGGTGATTGGCCTGCTGGGGCTGCCTGGGGCCCTGCTCAACTACATTGGGCCTCTCACAGTCACCCCCACTGTCTCCCTCATTGGCCTTTCTGTCTTCCAAGCTGCTGGCGACCGAGCTGGCTCCCACTGGGGCATCTCAGCTTG CTCCATTCTCCTGATCATCCTCTTCTCCCAGTACCTGCGCAACCTCACCTTCCTGCTGCCTGTCTACCGCTGGGGCAAGGGCCTCACTCTCCTCCGCATCCAGATCTTCAAAATGTTTCCT ATCATGCTGGCCATCATGACCGTGTGGCTGCTCTGCTATGTCCTGACCTTGACAGACGTGCTGCCCACAGACCCAAAAGCCTATGGCTTCCAGGCACGAACCGATGCCCGTGGTGACATCATGGCTATTGCACCCTGGATCCGCATCCCCTACCCCT GTCAGTGGGGCCTGCCCACGGTGACTGCGGCTGCTGTCCTGGGAATGTTCAGCGCCACTCTGGCAGGCATCATTGAGTCCATCGGAGATTACTACGCCTGTGCCCGCCTGGCTGGTGCACCACCCCCTCCAGTACATGCTATCAACAG GGGCATCTTCACCGAAGGCATTTGCTGCATCATCGCGGGGCTATTGGGCACGGGCAACGGGTCCACCTCGTCCAGTCCCAACATTGGCGTCCTGGGAATTACCAAG GTGGGCAGCCGGCGCGTGGTGCAGTATGGTGCGGCTATCATGCTGGTCCTGGGCACCATCGGCAAGTTCACGGCCCTCTTCGCCTCGCTCCCTGACCCCATCCTGGGGGGCATGTTCTGCACTCTCTTTG GCATGATTACAGCTGTGGGGCTGTCCAACCTGCAATTTGTGGACATGAACTCCTCTCGCAACCTCTTCGTGCTGGGATTTTCCATGTTCTTCGGGCTCACGCTGCCCAATTACCTGGAGTCCAACCCTGGCGCCATCAATACAG GCATTCTTGAAGTGGATCAGATTCTGATTGTGCTGCTGACCACGGAGATGTTTGTGGGCGGGTGCCTTGCTTTCATACTTGACAACACAGTGCCAG GGAGCCCAGAGGAGCGTGGTCTGATACAGTGGAAAGCTGGGGCTCATGCCAACAGTGACATGTCTTCCAGCCTCAAGAGCTACGATTTCCCCATTGGGATGGGCATAGTAAAAAGAATTACCTTTCTGAAATACATTCCTATCTGCCCAGTCTTCAAAGGATTTTCTTCAAGTTCAAAAGATCAGATTGCAATTCCAGAAGACACTCCAGAAAATACAGAAACTGCATCTGTGTGCACCAAGGTCTGA
- the SLC23A1 gene encoding solute carrier family 23 member 1 isoform a (isoform a is encoded by transcript variant 1), whose product MRAQEDLEGRTQHETTRDPSTPLPTEPKFDMLYKIEDVPPWYLCILLGFQHYLTCFSGTIAVPFLLAEALCVGHDQHMVSQLIGTIFTCVGITTLIQTTVGIRLPLFQASAFAFLVPAKAILALERWKCPPEEEIYGNWSLPLNTSHIWHPRIREVQGAIMVSSVVEVVIGLLGLPGALLNYIGPLTVTPTVSLIGLSVFQAAGDRAGSHWGISACSILLIILFSQYLRNLTFLLPVYRWGKGLTLLRIQIFKMFPIMLAIMTVWLLCYVLTLTDVLPTDPKAYGFQARTDARGDIMAIAPWIRIPYPCQWGLPTVTAAAVLGMFSATLAGIIESIGDYYACARLAGAPPPPVHAINRGIFTEGICCIIAGLLGTGNGSTSSSPNIGVLGITKVGSRRVVQYGAAIMLVLGTIGKFTALFASLPDPILGGMFCTLFGMITAVGLSNLQFVDMNSSRNLFVLGFSMFFGLTLPNYLESNPGAINTGILEVDQILIVLLTTEMFVGGCLAFILDNTVPGSPEERGLIQWKAGAHANSDMSSSLKSYDFPIGMGIVKRITFLKYIPICPVFKGFSSSSKDQIAIPEDTPENTETASVCTKV is encoded by the exons ATGAGGGCCCAGGAGGACCTCGAGGGCCGGACAcag CATGAAACCACCAGGGACCCCTCGACCCCGCTACCCACAGAGCCTAAGTTTGACATGTTGTACAAGATCGAGGACGTGCCACCTTGGTACCTGTGCATCCTGCTGGGCTTCCAG CACTACCTGACATGCTTCAGTGGTACCATCGCCGTGCCCTTCCTGCTGGCTGAGGCGCTGTGTGTGGGCCACGACCAGCACATGGTTAGTCAGCTCATCGGCACCATCTTCACGTGCGTGGGCATCACCACTCTCATCCAGACCACCGTGGGCATCCG GCTGCCGCTGTTCCAGGCCAGTGCCTTTGCATTTCTGGTTCCAGCCAAAGCCATACTGGCTCTGGAGAGATGGAAATGCCCCCCGGAAG AGGAGATCTACGGTAACTGGAGTCTGCCCCTGAACACCTCTCATATTTGGCACCCACGGATACGGGAG GTCCAGGGTGCAATCATGGTGTCCAGCGTGGTGGAGGTGGTGATTGGCCTGCTGGGGCTGCCTGGGGCCCTGCTCAACTACATTGGGCCTCTCACAGTCACCCCCACTGTCTCCCTCATTGGCCTTTCTGTCTTCCAAGCTGCTGGCGACCGAGCTGGCTCCCACTGGGGCATCTCAGCTTG CTCCATTCTCCTGATCATCCTCTTCTCCCAGTACCTGCGCAACCTCACCTTCCTGCTGCCTGTCTACCGCTGGGGCAAGGGCCTCACTCTCCTCCGCATCCAGATCTTCAAAATGTTTCCT ATCATGCTGGCCATCATGACCGTGTGGCTGCTCTGCTATGTCCTGACCTTGACAGACGTGCTGCCCACAGACCCAAAAGCCTATGGCTTCCAGGCACGAACCGATGCCCGTGGTGACATCATGGCTATTGCACCCTGGATCCGCATCCCCTACCCCT GTCAGTGGGGCCTGCCCACGGTGACTGCGGCTGCTGTCCTGGGAATGTTCAGCGCCACTCTGGCAGGCATCATTGAGTCCATCGGAGATTACTACGCCTGTGCCCGCCTGGCTGGTGCACCACCCCCTCCAGTACATGCTATCAACAG GGGCATCTTCACCGAAGGCATTTGCTGCATCATCGCGGGGCTATTGGGCACGGGCAACGGGTCCACCTCGTCCAGTCCCAACATTGGCGTCCTGGGAATTACCAAG GTGGGCAGCCGGCGCGTGGTGCAGTATGGTGCGGCTATCATGCTGGTCCTGGGCACCATCGGCAAGTTCACGGCCCTCTTCGCCTCGCTCCCTGACCCCATCCTGGGGGGCATGTTCTGCACTCTCTTTG GCATGATTACAGCTGTGGGGCTGTCCAACCTGCAATTTGTGGACATGAACTCCTCTCGCAACCTCTTCGTGCTGGGATTTTCCATGTTCTTCGGGCTCACGCTGCCCAATTACCTGGAGTCCAACCCTGGCGCCATCAATACAG GCATTCTTGAAGTGGATCAGATTCTGATTGTGCTGCTGACCACGGAGATGTTTGTGGGCGGGTGCCTTGCTTTCATACTTGACAACACAGTGCCAG GGAGCCCAGAGGAGCGTGGTCTGATACAGTGGAAAGCTGGGGCTCATGCCAACAGTGACATGTCTTCCAGCCTCAAGAGCTACGATTTCCCCATTGGGATGGGCATAGTAAAAAGAATTACCTTTCTGAAATACATTCCTATCTGCCCAGTCTTCAAAGGATTTTCTTCAAGTTCAAAAGATCAGATTGCAATTCCAGAAGACACTCCAGAAAATACAGAAACTGCATCTGTGTGCACCAAGGTCTGA